The Argentina anserina chromosome 5, drPotAnse1.1, whole genome shotgun sequence genome includes the window AGTATTAATTAAGACATCTAAGGATTTACACCATTTCAGCAGAATTTTTCTGGTTTTTGCTCAAACTTTAATGGGTGAAGTCTATCGGATTGGAGAAGTGATTTAAATGCTTACATCCACGGGTATAGTTTCTCCTGGCAATACTAACACAGAATCTCCAACACGAACATCATCAGTTGGGACCTCAATGCAAATTGCATCCAAGCCAAGTACGGTGTCACTGGAGGAATCATTTTCAGAGGATGCAACTACTAGTCTTGATTGAGTGTTTATCAGTGACTGCCAAGAATATTCCAATCAAACATGTGTTCATTATGCACCCCCCATAAACAGAAGAGTCCTCTAATTTCGGCTTGATACAGCCTAGCTTATTAAGAGAACTCCATTTTattcatacatatataattgaaatCAGATCAAGCAACCCCGATCAAGAAGACGACCAAGAATCattcatcaatcaatcaaataaACACAACCCATAAACAATAGTCAAGTAAATCAATCTATTTTAACCCATACCAGATCGAGAAAAGAAATCAAGATAGAGCAAGGGTGAAgacgagagggagagagagagagagaggtagaACCTGGAATAGGGGTGTGTGAGAGAGTCAATGAGTGAGAAAGCACCAGAGCTGAGTGAGAGAGGCGTGAGAGTGAGACGAAGTCTTCTGGAACCCTACGTTTTTCTTCTGCAGTGAAAGCTTATCGAGTCCCCCTAATTTTGGGGCCGCTCCGTAAGCCGAAATATGGGGGACGCGGGGACTGCGTAAGCTCATTAAATGAAATTCCGTGTTTTCACCAAACGTGGGTTTCGGCTTATTTTTGTGTGTAAGGTAGTCCAATCCAATCCAAACCCAGGAAACAAACGTGGCCCTAAGGGGATATAAGTGAGGCTGGACGAAGAGGTCACTACTACAAATTATAGTTTAGCATCATCATTACATTCATACCACCTCATTGCTACCAGAAACCATTTCAATGTAAACACGATCCAAGACATGTCACAAGTGACTTGCGTGCTAGAAAAATATAATCTAACTGCATTACATTTGTAGAGCACCTTTTGCGACTGGAGTGATGATCTATACCCACAGAAGAAATTACCTAGTACCAATCAAACCAAAGGAGGACCTAAAGACAGCCTACACCATAGCTAGTCTGTTTCTGACCTGTTTTCTTGTTCAGCTAACCCTAAATCCATACACGGGCAATAATATTAGTAaaagagaaggaaaagaaCGCAAGAACTTGCACTTGATAAAATTAGGAAGAGAAAACCCATAAGCTTGACAAAACTTCTAGGTCCCCTGGATACCTACACAATGATGTGACATcataaaaatgagaaaattcagGCCAGTCAAACATGATATAAAAATGGTAATCGCCGGTCTGATAAAGAAGTAAGCAAATGCTGACCTATCACTGGTGAGCATTTGATACAAAATCATCTGGTGATATGGTGTGCTGAGAATCTAATACAGATCCAGCATAGGATATTCTATTATTATGGATGTCGATATGTTGTGTAGACTGTAGAAAAACACCCAGCATAAACTGCATATGTTATCACCTAGATGGAAACATCCTGTATTATTAGAAGCGGTAAAAGAGAAAGGAAGGcagaaaaaaagaacaagaagaacacAGGGTCGAGCTAGCCGTGTGATAAACATACTGCATTAGCAGTGGAAGTCATCAAAACTAAAGTCCACGACATGAGCTTTACAGGCCACTAAAAGCTGTAAAGACAACAAAGGAAACCAAATTGTGATCAGCTTCACCAGATGAATATTTCAAACTCGGATAGAAACTATTACTTTATAAAAGATCAAATTTATTAAtgtcttctcttcttttttaaaaaacCATATTTTTGTGCTGAAGATTTTAGTAAGACAGTCCTGACTTCTCACATCTAATGGCAATGCATAAAActcatatattttaaaattctCTTTAAATGGGTATGCTATAAAGCTAAACACAAGCATAGATAGCACCTTAAGCAACAAGCATCACACAGGTCGAAAACAGTAACAACTGAACACACATGACAACCATAAGTACAGCAGACAATGGTTTTGTTACTGAATGAGTGGATACCCAAGCACAATTAATCGCCATATAAAACAGGTAAAATGTAGTGTGTTTGTGTGTTACCTAGGCCACTATATATCCATACAACAAACTGTCAAAGAATACATAATGGCCAATTTAACTATAATTCTTGcaatttgaatttaaaaatCTATCAGTTCAAGGGCTTAAAAAGACTCATGCTTCATCTCTAAACtttgaaacaagtttgtgagCTTGTCTAACAAGAGATactaatatattaaaaaaaaaaaagaggaactCTTCCTCACAAAGGTAAATTATGAAATGCAAAGAGACCCCGGAGGAATGAAACAATATAAGCTATTACATTAAAAggtaattttcttttcaatgaaGATTGAAGAATCATGAAACAAAGAGAGTACAAGAACAACATATTTAAAAAGGCAGTTGTCTACTGCAAAGTCTAATTAAATTGAGTAGTCAAGCATTCATCAACCATTGAGAATGAAAGCGTCAAGACCGACAATAGGACATTAAGTTTACACATGTACATAATCCTGCTAATCCTTAAACCAATCACTAACTTATTCTAACTCATGCACAACAAGGCTGAGAATATCAAGTCTTTTAGACGAGCTTATATAAAGAAGCAGAATACACGCACAGAGAAGATACAAGAAGTAGAATAGTGTTTTCTCGACGAAAACTACTAGAGCATCACAAACAGAACCAAAAATGAAAAGTCTAGTACTGTTATAGCCAAAATCCTTACGTTACGACTCTAATCAATACTGCAAGCCAAGAAAGCAGCTCATCTCACACTACTAGTACATCAAAAAGTTTGAAGTGAAGACACAGATACAGAAACATTACCAAATCCCAGTGCCAAACAATCACCGCTTCTCCTCCCTCTCTCGATTCCACTGCTCAATTCTTGCTCGCCGCTCCTCGCTCCCTTCCCTCGCCGCCGCTACCGGGCTCCTGCTCCTGCTCCTGGTTCTGCTACGTCTCCTCCTGTCCCTGCTTCTCCTCCCATTCCCTCTAtgatctctctccctctccctctccctctggTGCCGCACCGGGCTCAAACTCCGGCTCCGGCTCCGGCTCCGGCTAGCCCGAAAGCCGCGGTACCTCCCGTACAGCTTCCTCCTCAGCTCCCTCCCAATCTGTTTCACATGCATAAAATTGCAATAACCGCCTCGGTTACAGCTGTTCTCCTCAAACTGGCGACACGTGGCCTCCCGAAAGTCCGTGACGGGGGAGAAGTCGGCGATAATCGGGCGGCCGTTGTAGAACCTGCCCTGGAGCGCGTGGAGCGCAGCCGCGGCCTGGTCCTCCTCCTTGAACAGGACGTAGACGTTGCCGATCATGTGGTCGGCGAGATTGTCGCAGACGTTGAGGCTCTCGATCTCGCCGAACTTGTCGAGCTCCTCGAAGATGTCCTCGTAGAAGTCCTCGAAGTGGTCCTGGATCTTGCGGGGGTCGACGCCGGGGGTGATCATGTCGGGGCGCTGGTACATGTTGGAGAGGAGGAGGGTGGGGCTGATGGTGGGGCGGTTGTGGAGGCGGGAGCAGCGGTCGCCGTGGCGGCACGCGCCGATCTTGAAGTAGAAGGGGCAGTTCACGCGGTCCTTTTCGGTTCCGAATATCGAAGCCAAGTGCTCCGCCATTGCTGCCGCCGCCCTCTTCTTCGGTCCTTTTCAATTCCGGAAGGTTCTATTCTGTTGTAGTTGTAGAGAGCGGAAAAAGCCAAAAACCCTGTGGCCGGTGGCCGGTGGTGGATTAGATGATTCGTCCAACTTACAAAGGCCTCCCTCGTGTGATCCAAATTTAACGACCAGGGACTTAATAATATCGTGGCCGTACACGTGTGACTTTCTTAGTCCAGATCATGGAACGACGTAGTTTTGATGCATTTCCAGTCTCCCCACCTTGATAGTCTGATGCTGGTTTGGAAAGCAAGACTGCAAAAGAGTGTCACAAATATAGAAGGGACATTTTtcacatcaaaatatatttatgttGACAATGGTGGTTACTGAAGAAGCATGTTGTGACAATAGGATATAATTAAGAGTGAGTCACGCTATGGCTATAAGGTATGGTTGTAAGCTGTAACATAATATGTAATGCGATGTCAAGGAGAATAATTCCTATCAAGAAAAACTTTGGTTGAGTAAGCGACCAGGAAGTTTGGTAGAGTAAGCGAAACTGGGAGAGAGATAAAATTCATGATTAAAGATGGAGATCTTTACTAATTGAAACCCACATTTCAGCTGCTATCTAGGAAATGTGTCCCGATAATTTTGACTAAGCAACAAAAAACATGtatttctatttctattttaCAATTCATAGTACAATCACTGATTGTGAGACAACCAAAATCGTGTAATTGCAATAAACTTCCTAATGGTTTTCTTCCGACAGAAATCATCAAACTCAGCGTAACATGATCGCGAACTCAGAAGTACTTTTACCTAGAGTATATTACATCAAGACAATTCACCTTAACAATACCATCTTTATTTAGCGGATCTTAGTAACCAAATCTTTCATATGCGATGGAACCTAATATATTGATACAGCATCATCTTCAACTTCACTGATTTCAGCAATTAaatgacatttgattaaattataaGCATGTAGTATAAGACCATTTTTTTCACATGATATGCATGTACTCATAAGGTATAAGTGATCAAATAATTGTGTTTTTGCTCAAAGCTTGATAAGTAATTTTGCATTCAAATAGTCAATACTGTTGTAATTTTATCAGATCCACCGCCTGAAATTAACATATACTGTATTACTCAAAACTAGTCCAGTTGGATTCTCATTTGCCCCTACAATTCGATCATATCCTTTCAGCTTTTGCACCATCCTCCCATCCCTATGTAACAAAGACCTCCATTTTGTGGTTCATCACTACTTGCTTGAGCCACAAAACTCGGGTATCAAGCATTATGTGCAAGGCAGAGAAGGATaggaaaaatatataagatGCTGACACGATCCGGATTTCCTAAAGACAATTTGTTGCTGTGGATAAAGAGTTGTGTAGCAATGAATTGGAAAAAATAAAACCCATCAGAACTCAGAAGGATGAATTGAAACCCACATTTCAGAGAAGCTGCCCTCCTATTAGGTGATACACTAACAGAGAAGGGCATCTAGGACAGCCAGAGTTCAGATCCTCCCTTTCTCCTCATTATAACAAAAAACACCCTGATTCCATGTAGTGACAAGTAGTAATTAAAGGTGGGATGAGAATTACTATAACGACTAGTTTACCTAGTAGTGACTCATCATACTTGGAACTTGACTTCAAGCACAATCAAGGCGCATATCAGAAAAATTGAATTCCATTAATCACACCAGCAATACAATCAGTTATCGTTTCTCATCCAATTAGTGTTCGCCATGAATTTATAAACCTTGAGAAATTCATGTGAAACTAAACAAATCCAACATGAACATTAAAAAGAATTGATAAAGCTGGATCAGACTTTAGAGATATAAAGTTGATCCGCCAATACACCGTACAGTACAACAATACGCGTACAACTTTTGCCTTCATCACCATCACCTGGGAAGACTACTTAGAGGGAAATTGCGTAATGGTTCCCGTCTCAACAATTCTGTTTCTCTGCGCAAAACAACAATGGATGATACTTGTTATAGTGGCTGAAACAAACATATAAACCAACTTAAAACCAACAATAAACAACTATAAATAACATTTGTTATTAGTGGCtgcaacaaaaatatataaccAACTTAAAACTTAAGGTCTCATCAAACTAGGGCTTACTTCTTCAGCTCTTGCTCTTCACCCTGTCTAGGCTGCACCGTCGATGACTTTGCAACCTCGGCATTCATTTTATGTGTTCTGCAGAAAATTTGAACCAGTCACATAAATAATGATTGatcaaaagaaattgataCAACAGAATCTCATCCCTTACAACTACTGCAGAAGTCAAGATCGGTAACTAAAATGCAGTAATTGAATGCACCAAGCTGAGTGAACATGTCCTATAACTCACGATGCACATTCTTCATCAACGAAAATCTCAATGGGTGCACTAGTAGCAGTTGCTCCTCCGACTCGAGGTACAGGTTTTTGTCGAATCTGAAATAATTGAACCCAGTTAGGAGTAAGGAGTTTGAGAAGGCACCGCAATAACATCAAACTAGAAAATTctgcataaaaatatatattggagCAGGAGAGCACAGGAACCTTGTATGATGTCCACTTGGAAGGGATTGCagtattttctttatttctctcTGCTCTAGGTCCAAGATTGTGCCAAGAATTCAGTTCTCTCTTTGGCACTTCTGATTGGTCAGCGAAATTTGAATCTTCTTTATAAATGCTAAGAGGAACACGATCCCTAAAAAACcagtaaaacataaaaataaaccatagatcattgaaaaaaaatatggtCACATGtaacacaagtatatgcacaTTGAACGAGCAAATCAAACTGAAGGGAAGAATATTGTATAAATACATACAGATGATTTATAATACAAACAGATACAGGCAAAGTGAAGTTTACATAAAGagatgaaattaaaattacacATGCTAGAGGGGCTTCAGACACCATAATATGTATTCAACACACAGCAAAACTAAGACACTTTCAGAGTGATCTTTATTCATGAACATGAGTCCTGTGATGTAATGGCATCACAATGTGTTGAAAATCACTTTCACTGGGTGTTTCATAATTCAGAatccaaacaaaataaatttttgcATAGCAATCAGTTTCTACTTTtacaaaatataataataatcattAACAAAGCCCTTCAAACCTTCGTTCCAAATTAACATATAAAATAGGTGTGATTGAACTGATAATGGACAGTGAACTTATTTAGTTTTTAGTGAAAGGTTATAAGTTTACAAGGTTCATAATAGTTCAGGAGAAGTAAAATTACTTGGAATAACCAACTAATATATAGAAGTATGTACCTATCTAGCTTCATGTTCTTCTTCAACAAACCAGAGCTATCACTTGCCAGCGTACCTGCAACATCTCTAAGATTTGAGTAATGCAGGACAACAGTTTCATTTACATCTGAAGGAATATCAT containing:
- the LOC126793603 gene encoding splicing factor U2af small subunit B-like; this translates as MAEHLASIFGTEKDRVNCPFYFKIGACRHGDRCSRLHNRPTISPTLLLSNMYQRPDMITPGVDPRKIQDHFEDFYEDIFEELDKFGEIESLNVCDNLADHMIGNVYVLFKEEDQAAAALHALQGRFYNGRPIIADFSPVTDFREATCRQFEENSCNRGGYCNFMHVKQIGRELRRKLYGRYRGFRASRSRSRSRSLSPVRHQRERERERDHRGNGRRSRDRRRRSRTRSRSRSPVAAAREGSEERRARIEQWNREREEKR